AACAATCTGAGTTTATCAAAATGTACTCTTTGACCCGAAATGCCAGTGGCAAAACAGACTGAAATGGGTCACACATTCCCATGGAGTTAAAAACAAAGCTCAGTAGGTGCTGTTGCTGAATAGTCTACAAATATATCTTAGTTGCCACTCAGAACTGTAGTCCAGTTGTAGTGGAGATAAATTCCTTAACTACTGAAGAACTGGAATATTCAGAGTAATAGACTAACATACACCTGTACAGTGATCTGTTTCAACTATTATTTTAGACCTATTTTAGATACAGAAGAATAATTCCCTTTCTACAGTTTGTTCAGGCCTTGGCCTTGTTGAAATTTCCAGATGCAACACTTTAGTTCTGTGAATTTTAGTCCAGTAGGAAGAATACTGAAACACATgaggtattttaaaatcagCCATGAAGTGATGAAGATGGTCTTTTGTTACCAGTCCAGACTGGATTGCGAACCCTAAATTTACTACTGAAATAAATCATTCTGTAACCCCCTGCAAGACTTCTTAAACTACTACAACTAGTATGCCATCATTTACATCATGTTTATTTCTCTTATTGGGAAAGATACCACAGCATGCACTCTACACATGTACCTGTACTAATGTCTGTCTTCTTGTTCttgttgttttctctcctaGGTTTTCTGCCCTAGCTGAGCAAGTGGCACACGGAGAAGCATGCCTGAGCAAAGCAATGATTATAGGGTAGTTGTGTTTGGAGCTGGAGGAGTGGGCAAAAGTTCTTTGGTCTTGAGATTTGTAAAGGGCACTTTCAGAGAGAGCTACATCCCTACCATTGAAGACACCTATCGGCAGGTGATCAGCTGTGATAAGAGCATATGCACTTTGCAGATAACTGACACTACAGGGAGCCATCAATTCCCAGCCATGCAACGTCTCTCTATTTCTAAAGgacatgcttttattttggtttactCTATCACCAGCCGACAGTCCTTGGAGGAGCTCAAGCCAATCTACGAACAAATATGTCAGATTAAAGGAGACATAGAAAGCATTCCAATAATGTTGGTGGGGAACAAAAATGATGAGAACCAAAATCGAGAGGTAGAAAGCAGTGATGGAGAAGCCATGGCTAAGAAGTGGAAATGTGCCTTCATGGAGACCTCTGCCAAGACGAACCACAATGTGAAAGAGTTATTCCAAGAATTGCTAAACTTGGAGAAACGCAGGACTGTGAGTTTGCAAATTGATggcaaaaaaagcaagcaacagaaaaggaaggagaagctgAAAGGCAAATGTGTGGTGATGTGAAATTGCACTGTCAGAAGTCAGCTATGAAGTGTCATCTGAAAATACGCATGTAAAACCCATACACAGAAAACAACCACGCAAGATCCTATTTATCAGtatctgttttaaaagaaacaattggaaatttaaaaaacgAGGTACTGTGATTGCTataaaaaccctgaaaaataaaaatatgagtaCTCTCGCAATCAATTAAAGTAaaccaggaagaaaacaaaagatttcCCAGAATACCTTATTTTgtaatttacaaaaataaagaattttcaTCATTCACATAATATGAAAAACTTGGAAAATCAATTTAGTATTATCTCCATTTGCATATAATTGCAAGAGAAAGCCATGTATaatatcagaagaaaaacaaagacataGATGTGAAGAAACTTAGAACATACAAATGCATGCTGGATGGTGTTAATCATTTCCTTCAAGAATGCTGTGGATAAACAATTCTGTGCCATTTTCATTATTGACTGGTTGGAGAGTGTGCATAAGATAGTCTTGGACCAGCTGAATAATAGAACTATTGCACAGTAAAAGGAAGTGTGGGGATATCAGTCAAAAGGAATAGATATTACCTCTACCCCACCAGCATGATACTTCTTTCTAGTGTGATGCAGTGTTTTAACTGAAGGTTGTGCAAAAGCCAGTCCCTGTAAGAGAGCTGGAGATCATGTTTTCTGGACTCATTGCTTCAAGAATGACCTGAGTTTCTGGCTCAAATATATTTCAGAACAGACATTTCTTTGAGGAGAATGCCAGATAGAATGGGTTACATATAAAACCAGAAAGCTTCCCCAGGGAGAACTGACTGCGGAGTCCCCTACAAAAGCCTCTGTGGG
This genomic stretch from Corvus hawaiiensis isolate bCorHaw1 chromosome Z, bCorHaw1.pri.cur, whole genome shotgun sequence harbors:
- the DIRAS2 gene encoding GTP-binding protein Di-Ras2; translated protein: MPEQSNDYRVVVFGAGGVGKSSLVLRFVKGTFRESYIPTIEDTYRQVISCDKSICTLQITDTTGSHQFPAMQRLSISKGHAFILVYSITSRQSLEELKPIYEQICQIKGDIESIPIMLVGNKNDENQNREVESSDGEAMAKKWKCAFMETSAKTNHNVKELFQELLNLEKRRTVSLQIDGKKSKQQKRKEKLKGKCVVM